One part of the bacterium genome encodes these proteins:
- a CDS encoding type IV secretion system DNA-binding domain-containing protein, giving the protein MPNSEINFFAETTFRRERRRFGIKLDDRRKHMYLIGKTGMGKTNMMSNMAIQDIQAGRGVCFIDPHGETAESLLDFIPASRINDVIYFNPADFDFPIAFNVMEKVDLSHRHLVASGLMGVFKKIWPDVWSARMEYILNNSILALLEYPGSTLLGINRMMADPEYRQKVVEKITDPVVKAFWLQEYARYTQRYEVEATAAIQNKVGQFISAPIIRNIIGQVSSKIDMREIMDNRKILIMNLSKGRTGEDNSTLLGALLVTKLQLAAMSRVDIPEEERADFFLYVDEFQNFATESFATILSEARKYRLDLILGHQYITQMTEEVRDAVFGNVGTIVCFRIGAEDAEFLEKEFTPEFMATDLVNLGKYNVYLKLMIDGLAGRGFSAETLPPVIGLEKSSREKIIKVSRERYGTQRKIVEDKISRWTGMTEEKIAAMPPREPLLYDAQCASCKKWTKVVFKPDGKRPVYCKACLKNIQREREKPVEEKPAPEQSQPLPPPPPQPQPQSPLSLEEAMAKEPVSFSSKRDRIRKAPEIDRVKEMIKEALKPKDQA; this is encoded by the coding sequence ATGCCTAATTCGGAAATAAACTTTTTCGCCGAAACCACTTTTCGCAGAGAGAGAAGGCGTTTTGGCATCAAACTAGATGATCGCCGGAAACACATGTACCTGATCGGCAAAACCGGCATGGGCAAGACCAATATGATGTCCAATATGGCAATTCAGGATATTCAGGCCGGCAGAGGAGTCTGCTTCATCGATCCTCACGGGGAGACGGCCGAAAGTCTGCTGGATTTCATTCCCGCCAGCCGGATAAACGACGTCATTTACTTTAACCCGGCTGATTTTGATTTTCCGATCGCCTTTAACGTTATGGAAAAAGTAGACTTGAGCCACCGCCACCTGGTGGCTTCCGGCCTGATGGGAGTATTCAAGAAAATCTGGCCGGACGTCTGGTCAGCCAGAATGGAGTATATTTTAAACAACTCGATCCTGGCGCTTCTGGAGTATCCTGGCTCGACCCTGCTGGGCATCAACCGGATGATGGCCGATCCCGAATACCGCCAAAAGGTGGTCGAAAAAATAACCGATCCTGTGGTCAAAGCTTTCTGGCTTCAGGAATATGCAAGATATACCCAGAGATACGAGGTTGAAGCGACGGCCGCCATTCAGAATAAGGTCGGCCAGTTCATTTCCGCCCCCATAATCCGCAACATCATCGGCCAGGTCTCCTCGAAGATCGATATGCGCGAAATTATGGACAACCGGAAAATCCTGATCATGAATTTGTCAAAGGGAAGAACAGGGGAGGACAATTCAACTCTTTTAGGGGCTCTTTTGGTTACAAAATTACAGTTGGCGGCCATGTCTCGGGTCGACATTCCGGAGGAAGAAAGGGCGGATTTTTTTCTGTACGTTGACGAGTTCCAGAACTTTGCCACCGAATCCTTTGCCACGATTCTGTCTGAGGCCAGGAAATACAGATTGGATTTAATTTTGGGCCATCAGTATATTACCCAGATGACAGAAGAAGTCAGGGATGCGGTTTTCGGCAACGTCGGCACCATCGTTTGCTTTCGAATCGGGGCCGAAGACGCCGAATTCCTGGAAAAGGAGTTCACTCCGGAGTTCATGGCCACGGATTTGGTCAATTTAGGCAAGTACAATGTTTATTTGAAATTAATGATTGACGGCCTGGCCGGCCGGGGATTTTCGGCCGAGACCCTGCCGCCGGTCATCGGACTTGAAAAATCCAGCCGGGAAAAGATTATTAAAGTTTCCCGGGAAAGGTACGGCACCCAGAGAAAGATTGTTGAAGATAAAATCAGCCGCTGGACCGGGATGACGGAAGAAAAGATAGCGGCCATGCCTCCCAGAGAGCCTCTTCTCTACGATGCCCAGTGCGCCAGTTGCAAAAAATGGACAAAAGTAGTTTTCAAGCCGGACGGCAAAAGGCCGGTCTATTGCAAAGCCTGTTTAAAAAACATCCAAAGAGAAAGGGAAAAACCGGTTGAAGAAAAACCCGCGCCAGAGCAGTCGCAGCCCTTGCCTCCGCCGCCGCCCCAGCCCCAGCCCCAAAGCCCTCTTTCTTTGGAGGAAGCGATGGCTAAGGAACCGGTTTCTTTTTCTTCTAAAAGAGACAGAATCAGAAAGGCTCCGGAAATCGATAGGGTCAAAGAGATGATCAAAGAAGCTTTAAAGCCCAAAGACCAGGCTTAA